The genomic interval acacaggcactaattgcaatttaaaaagccacaggtgtgggaaattaaccttcaattgctatttaaacctgtgtgtgtcgccttgtatgtctgtaacaaggccaaacattcaagggtatttaaacttttgatcagggccatttgggtgatttctgttatcattatgatttaaaaaggagccaaacaactatgcaataataaatggcttcatatgatcactatgcttaaataaaagacagttttttttttttgcatgatcagtcatattttcaaaatcaatgctaaaatttcacaatttctgccagggtgtgcaaacttttgagcacaactatatatatatatatatatatatacacggttggggagtaacggaatacatgtaactggattacgcatttaaaatacaaaatataagtaactgtattccactacagttacaatttaaatcattggtaatcagaatacagttacattcaaaaagtattttgattactgaagagattattttgcattttattgtcatttgtttcatttaatatttagtcctttcagatggaaaacatttatacatataaatgatgcgatccaaagtgcatttgaacagcagtgaaacactttcttatgatgtgttacattcatacgagcagacagagaagtaagtttgaagtaagtttggagcagaagaaatagaaataaaccttgtgtaaattgtcagctttacgctaagctaaaatgctatttctagccattttacatgcacgttaccagacacgatcatagtatttttatcaagaaaattcacgttagatcataattgtttttttttctagtaagacctttgatattagggcaaaaatcatattcttgatgataattttttaattgttttcctgtaaaaatatctaaaaatccttaaaacaagatcagttagatttatcttgttttagaaacaacactgcataagatatttaggtttttcagagaatgtatttttaacatttgtattttgtcttactgtactggcagagtttttatagtcaaaacaagttaaaaaatctaccagtgctgaagaagtaatccaaagtatttagaatacgttactgaccttgagtaatctaacggaatacattacaaattacattttacagcatgtgttctgtaatctgtagtggaatacatttcaaaagtaaccctcctatatatatatatatatatgtaaaaaaaaaattttttttttttactagagtattttttttgaaaataaaaggTGATTTTATTGATCTCTACATTATCAAAAACCAAACGACTAAAATAATCTagtatttaaattaaacaaaatgaggtgaatataaatatttgtttgtttgtttgtttgtttttatctgtAAAGTCACACCTGGTTCTTCCACTGCACTCACCAGTATCTGATTAGTTGTGTCAGGTGTGATAGTTAGTTAGTTAAGGGTTGTAACAACGGCAAGACTTTCAGGGCTGATGTTTAAAAACTGCGTTGACCCATCAGGTAACTTTAAAATAATATGTAAGAAGAATTAACTGCATTCTGTTTGTAATTTACTCTGATGACGAAAGTGACACTTTTTAACCTATATAAGTGATTACGTCGAGGGGTGTGTGATTAAAAACGCCTCAACTATTAAAGTGTAAATAATTCATGTGAAAGCCATTCAAAAGCGAGATAAATGAAGCGGATTTGATCGTGAGTTCGACGTTTGCGTCTTAATTCACGATTTCTGAATGCTCTTCAACACTTTTAGGAATAGCAGGCTGTTTTGTAACAGGCTGGGATTacgttctctttttttttttttttttttttttttttttttaaataaatcattaataaatagCTTGGTGTGGGGTATgtacaaattatattaacatttaattttttttatttattttttttacgacatacagatgttaggttacaGGCCAAATATGGAGCCTATTTAAGGAATAGCTTTAATTTTAGATTATATAACTGGAcacaatttttaataatttaatcagtttttattcttttcatttaATAAAGACCCCAatagtggggaaaaaaaaaaaaaaaaaaaaaaacattttaaaggtaGGACTTCAGATGTTCCATGTAGACCCTAAATTAATGAGATCATAAATGCATGTAGGctataatgaataaaaaatgctGTTGAAAATGGTTATATATTGAATATATCGCATGTCACACTGAACCATacaaatacaaaagaaaatgtctaaaaatgtcTTTGCAATGAGTTTAATGACTTGATGGCATTATTAGGATAAATCTTTATAAATCTTGAAGATCTCAATAataactcattaaaaaaaaaaaaaaaaaatgttctgggtACATAaggagctgtgtttgtgtgttaaatCATCATGTTCTTCAGGAGCTGGACGCGATTCAAACTCATGTACTGGAAATGGAGGAGGCTGAAGAGCAGTATGAAGCAGACAGACAGTTCCCATACAACCCTCAGGCAGGTGAGCAGCCAGCTGGCCCACACCTGAGCCCATCTGCTTGGCCACAGTGTCTTATCACTGCCCAATGAGGCATGCCCCAGAAGGGCTCTCCTGCAGCCCGAGGTGGAGTCTTATCTAAGGATATCTCTGCACAGGAGCAGCCCTCTGTGACAACTGTGAATCTTATAGTTAAAAGAATATTTAGaattcattacaagttaagctcaattgacagcatttgtggcataatgttatttaccaaaaatgtaattttgacttgcccgtccttctttaaaaaaaagtaaaaatctgggttacagtgagacacttacaatagaagtgaatgggggccaatttatgaatgttaaaatattcatgtTTTCAAAGTTATagccacttttatttatttatttatttatttaattaatttttattaatcgATAACTGAATGTAAAAACTGTTTTACCCCTACAAGAAACCCAGTAAAACCCCAGTTTAATCATGTCACTTATTACTTTGCCCCAGTACATTTATACAACTATTTACCATtaatgaaaagaaaaatacaaacatattttgtTCAACTTTATTAACCGCTAAACAAATTTCattgtgttcctgtagctcatctGTTAGAGCATGGCCCTTGCAatggcaataaaaataaaatgtatgaattggatgcactgtaagtcactttgtataaCAGCGTCTGcctaaataataatgaaaatgctGGCAGTGTTAAGTGTccgtagttacagaatcacccatgTACAGAATGCCTGAAAAGGCAAGCTCATTAAATGTAGGGGTTAAATCTGACATGGTCTTACACTAATATAATTTGCACAGCCACTTAAGAGTGCTGATTTTGAATGTGACATCTCAATTATAGCACACACTAATGGCCAAATCAATAACTTGCTTCATTATTGGAACTGTAAACTCTTGTTTCCCCCATTTAGTGTTAATAAGAATACAATATTTGCCTTTCCTCAGGATTGTTCTACAGTATGACCCATGAAGACAGAATAGATGCTGACAAGAGATCCATCTATGTGGGCAACGTAAGCTGCTTACCATGTTTACATCTCTATTTTCTCACAGTTATTTCAATAAGCAAACAGATAGTTGGACTTTACATATGGTTATCATATTTGAACGTATTCCAGTGTATGCTTATAAAGTTTTCAAATGGCAGGTGGATTATGGTGCAACCGCAGATGAATTGGAGATATACTTTAATGTATGTGGCCATGTGAACAGAGTAACAATCCCATATAACAGATTCACAGGCCATCCGAAAGGGTAAGTAGCCATCTGGCTTCAAAACAGTTATATTTTTATAACATAAGTATGTTTTATTGGTGTATTTTTGTTCCTGTAGTTTTGCTTACATTGAGTTCTCAGAGAGAGATTCGGTGCGGACCGCAATGACTTTAGATGAAACACTATTCAGAGGCCGTGTCATTAAGGTGAGTGAAGAAAATGCTTTACAATGTACAATATGCTTAGAATAGATTATTAGTATACTGCTTGCTGAAAACTGTACTGGATACACAGTAtacatttcttttgtttttccatgTGCCATTCTGCacacagcctttcaaagtataatcTTTTTGACCGCGAGCCCATACAGAtgcgcttgatgcatgcacactcTGACTGCTTTttgacactcttttagtacagacTACAGCAGCTGCATGTGGTGATGACGCACAAAAATATGCGGACAAGTCCGTGCGCACTGTGCTGATGCATGCGGAAAACCAAAGTACACTGAtcatccacaatattaaaaccacctgcctaatatcgtgtaggtccccctcgtgccgccaaaacagctctggcctgtcaaggcatggactccacaaaacCTCTAAAGTTgtactgtggtatctggcaccaagacagcagcagatcctttaagtcctgtaagttgcgaggtggggcctccatggatcggactgctggtccagcacatcccatagatgctcaattggattgagatctggggaatttggaggccaagtcaacatcttgaactctttgtcatgatcctcaaaccattcctgaacaatttttgcagtgtggcagggcgtattatcctgctgaaagaggccactgccatcagggaatactgttgccatgaagtggtctgcaacaatctttaggtaggtggtacgtgtcaaagtaacatccacatgaatgccaggacccaaggtttcccagcagaacattgccttagagcatcacactgcctccaccggccaGCCTTCtttccatagtgcatcctgctgccatctctacCCCAGATAaatgacatgcacacacacccagacttccacatgatctaaaagaaaacgtgattcatcagaccaggccactttcttccattgctccatggtctagttctgatgctcacgtgcccattgtaggcactttcggcggtaggcaggggtcagcatgggcactctacactgtgtgttctgacacctttctatcatggccagcattgtttttcagcagtttgtgctacagtagctcttctgtgggatcagaccagacgtgctagccttcgctccccacgtgcatcaatgagccttgggcggccatgaccctgttgccagttcactggttgtccttccttggaccacttttggtaggtactaaccactgcataccgggaacaccgcacaagacctgccgttttggagatgctctgacccagtcgtctagccatcacaatttggcccttgtcaaagtcgctcagatccttacgcttgcccatttttcctgcttcgaACATATGAacttcaagaactgactgttcacttgctgcctaatttatcccaccccttgacaggtgccactgtgATGAGATAAATGTTATtaacttcacctgtcagtggtttaaatgttgtggctgatcggtgtatattttcactttaaatcaaacatttgtCTTAGCccttaaagttcacccaaatatgataattctctcatttactcatgctcatgccatctcaaactcatgtgtctttctttcttctgtggaacacaaaagtatttTCAAAAACGTTATGTCTGTACAATAttagtcaatggggtccaacacttttttcaagctccaaaaagaacacaaagacagcataaaggcaacccatatgacttgagtggtttaatccatgatactatcgttttgggtgagaaacagaccaaaatgtaatgccCTTTTcagtataaatcttgacatctgcaattGTGGTTCCCattgacaaaaacacatcaaacatcCTTCAAAAATCTTggcgttccacagaagaaagtcatacgagtttgagaaggCATGAGAATAagcaaatgataacagaattgtcatttttgggtaaactatctctttaaatcaaagttgaataaaaaatagtttatttCAGACAAGGTCTCTGTGCATCATACAGGTACTGCCAAAAAGAACGAATATTCCAGGTTTCAGGACTACAGACCGGTTCTTGCGCGGCTGGCCGAGAGGACGAGGTTTCCGTGCGTCAAGATTTTACAGCCCATTCAGAAGCTGCCACTTCATTAGGTCAGTTCTGCCACCTCACAGGATATGAGACTTTGAATGTTCAAGATTGGCAATGGTCTGTTGCTCTTCCCTTTCATATACACCAATTCTCTACATGCAGTGATCAGCATACACGTGTAAATTGATTTCAGTTTCGTAAAGACTAAAAACAGTTGCAAAatttaaagatcccatgaaaaaATTAATTAGTTTTGTGTCTAGTTCATATCTGTTAGCCAGTGTACTCTTTATGttgacaaaatcaacttttaacagatatacaattctgtgaaaaagtattgtgtatatataaaaagtatatccTGATTtcatctatttttgtgtatttttcttactaaattgttttagatcttcaaaagagatataacataaaacaaaggcaacctcagtaaacacaaaatacagttttcaaatatatatatatatatataatttttttttttttttttgaagcaaaaaagataTCCAAcaactatatcacccatgtgaaaaatgatctgcccccttaaacttaatagctggttgtgccacctttagcaacaacaactgcaaccaaatgcttccgataactggagatcagtcttttacaacactgtggtggaattctgccccactcttctttgcagaactgttttagttaagccacactggagggttttcgagcatgagcTGCCtctttaaggtcctgccacagcatctcaatcaggttcaagccAGGACTTTGTCTAGGCCActcaaactttaattttgcttcttttgagccattcagaggtggacttactcctatgctttagaTCATTGTCTTggtgcataatccagttgcacttaatcttcaactcatggactgatgactggacattctcctttaggattttctggtagattgcagaattcatgtttcccccaattattgcaagtcgccctggccctgaagcagcaaaacatccccacaccatcacactaccaccaccatgcttgactgtaggtatgatgttctttttgtggaattctgtgtttgatttatgccatatgtaacaggacccctgtcttccaaacagttccactttcgactcatcagtccatagaacattctcccaaaaggtttgaggatcatcaaggtgtgttttggccaaattcagacaagccttaatgttcttttgggttagcagtggtttttgcctcgccactcttccatggatggcatttttgcctgGTGTccttctgatagtggagtcatgaacagtgacatttattcatgtgagagaggcctgcagttccttggatgttgtccttgaattttttgtgacttcctggatgagtcgtcgctgtgctcttgaaggaattttggaaggtcggccacttctgggaaggttcactactgtgccaagtgttcTTCATTTGGAGATTATGGCTCACACTGTGGttttttggagtcccagagcctttgaaatagctttgtaacccttcccagactgatgtatttcaatcacctttttcctcatttcttttgaccttgtcatagtgctactgggtgagaccttttagccaacttcatgctgctgaaaaagttatatttaggtgttgatttgattgaacagggctggcagtaatcaggcctgggcccattatgaatgcaatttcatagatttggggatttagtaaccaaggggggcaaatacttttaccagttggtattggataactttttttgcttcaataaataacactatcatttaaaaactgtatttgtgttactcagattgcctttgttttgttagagtttgtttgaattattatttgtttttaatgtagTATGAGatttacacaaaaacagaagaaatcaggatgggacTAATAcgttttcacagcactgtattttttgcccaaaaatgaaaattctctcatcatttactctcatgccatcccagatgtgtatgacttagtttcttctgcagagcacattaagatttttttaagaatatctaagctctgtaggtccatacaatgcaagtgaatgtgtgccaaaattttgacacttcaaaaatcacaaaggcataaaaagtaatccatatgactccagtggttaaatccatatcttctgaaattatattgtaggtgtgggtgagaaagtcggtttttgcttgaaattcttcctgcccagtagggggcatatgcatgaagaatgtgaatcaccataaacaagcagaagaatgtgaaagtgaaagtgaaagttaatgtgcagcctgactgagcagggaggagaatttagagtaaaaatggacttaaatattgatctgtttctcacccacacctattaaataGCTTCTGGAGACactgctttaaccactggagtgataCAGacaacttttatgctgacttgtggaccaaaagaactgagaaattcttctaaaaatcttcatttgtgttctgctgaagaaagtcacacacatctgggatggcataagggtgagtaaatgatgagaggattttcatttttgggtgaactattcatttaatactTACAGTTCAATCATTTGCTTCTGGTTAAATGGATGAAAAATATTGATTCATCTTGTCTTGGACATATTAAACACATGGCCTCTAGCCACTGCAAGCAGCAAATCATAATTCATGTGAACTAAAGGCTGCTGGCTTTTTTGATGAACCCTTCAATATGTCCAATCCCAACTATCTCCAACACTGGAAAGAAATCTCTGCTTGACAAATCATCTCATGGGGTCAAAAGTGATCAAAGTTGTATATTGCATGAACAGTTCAACCTAAAATGAAAACATGGCTGAGTCTAGGGGCACTAGGAGGACTTTTGCTCCCCTAGATTGTACTTGTGCCCCTCAGTTGGACAGCGAAACGACCAAGGTGGATCCCCCTGGTCCAGCCCtgaaactcaccctcatgctgtgccaaacctgtatgacttgagcagaacacaaaaataaaaaatacagtataatggcAATTGATCGGGACTTGCCATAAAAGGTTAAAATTGTCGcgagtatcataaaagtagtccatgctgctcatgcatcatattccaagtcttctaaaaggCGTAAGATAGGTTTTGGTAAGACTGAATGGAAGTCAGTTTTCAGTGACAATCTTGATGTCCGTTGCGCATTCATGAGTgctgagagaagctcattcacagtgacTCATGTTCATATGAggacttgcattgtttagcaccAAAAATACTGTAAGTTCTCACATAAACGCATGAGCCACTGTGAACAGGCTTCTCTTATGAATCGCTGTCAACTGCCACTGTATTGAGAAGATGGATTGGGAATAATTTATTTCAGGCAAGTGAAATTACATGTGCCTGCCACTTGTTGGTGCTATTATAAGCACATTTATGATTTTGCTCAAAACGCTAGAAAAGTGGTAGAATCAAAATTCTCGTTTCCTCCAAATCCTTGTCAAGCCAAACAAATCTCCATAACTTTctgccatttttaaattttttgaacccctcctaggccatttgtccgatttgcatgaaatttgGCATGTATCATCTAGACACCTTCCTGACCAAAAGGTATTTTTCAATTTTGTCAATTTGTTTGGCAGATACGAGACGACGACAAATGTGCATGAAACTTGGTACGCTTTAATAATGAGGACATTCTGAGGATACTCACAATTTTGTAGAATTCCACCAATAGGTGGGTTATAACTAAAAAATGCTTAACTTCGCAACCGTTTGATCAAGGAA from Myxocyprinus asiaticus isolate MX2 ecotype Aquarium Trade chromosome 1, UBuf_Myxa_2, whole genome shotgun sequence carries:
- the pabpn1l gene encoding embryonic polyadenylate-binding protein 2 — its product is MEEAEEQYEADRQFPYNPQAGLFYSMTHEDRIDADKRSIYVGNVDYGATADELEIYFNVCGHVNRVTIPYNRFTGHPKGFAYIEFSERDSVRTAMTLDETLFRGRVIKVLPKRTNIPGFRTTDRFLRGWPRGRGFRASRFYSPFRSCHFIRENGRAHPWIDSF